Proteins encoded together in one uncultured Desulfosarcina sp. window:
- a CDS encoding DksA/TraR family C4-type zinc finger protein translates to MMAIGWSRDGAVQEQIDASVADSVKQARSRLPSGESLTHCEQCEEEIPEARRKAIPGVRLCVDCQSAMEERQTVFSGYNRRGSKDSQLR, encoded by the coding sequence ATGATGGCCATTGGCTGGTCCCGGGACGGAGCGGTACAGGAGCAAATCGATGCCAGCGTGGCGGACTCCGTCAAGCAGGCCAGGAGCCGTCTGCCTTCCGGCGAAAGCCTGACCCACTGCGAACAATGCGAGGAGGAGATTCCGGAGGCCCGACGCAAGGCGATTCCCGGCGTTCGCCTGTGCGTGGATTGCCAGTCGGCAATGGAAGAACGGCAGACGGTTTTCTCCGGATACAACCGTCGCGGCAGTAAAGACAGCCAGCTGCGGTAA
- a CDS encoding HDOD domain-containing protein: protein MKNAEISDQDLATLSVASCGFIRSQELSDQSKKICINFTEKLILQGAPRGLPPTVTVIEVLEDITPTDELVSTLIELKQDGYLVAIDDYEGKGLQKEFLDLADIVKVDILGKDLDQIKAIFSSLEGNRSIKLAEKVDNKEIIAHLEKLGCELFQGYFFAKPETLVGRSLRSTEVSKFRILQALSNPSFPPQEMTEIIEADPGITYRLLRLLNTPAFGFSMKITSIRHAIILLGSKRLSYWLRMIVTSDLMGKNKTPELYRLALNRGRILEELCENGQIQLASSETMFLFGMLSLIEAMLGIPLVNILEELPLSDELKAGYLDKDSKYSKYLDLVSAVENVHASKIESLCRELTIDPGTVASASIRSMAWATSLFRQIL from the coding sequence ATGAAAAACGCAGAAATTTCCGATCAGGATCTTGCCACCCTCAGCGTCGCTTCCTGTGGTTTTATCAGATCCCAGGAACTTTCCGACCAGTCCAAAAAAATCTGTATCAATTTTACGGAAAAGCTTATTTTGCAGGGCGCGCCTCGAGGATTGCCTCCCACCGTTACGGTAATTGAAGTCCTGGAAGATATCACGCCCACGGATGAACTCGTCAGTACGTTGATCGAACTGAAGCAGGACGGGTATCTCGTCGCTATCGACGATTATGAAGGCAAGGGACTGCAAAAGGAATTTCTGGATCTTGCCGATATCGTAAAGGTCGATATCCTGGGAAAAGACCTCGACCAAATTAAAGCGATCTTTTCTTCGCTTGAAGGCAATCGATCCATAAAGCTTGCCGAAAAAGTAGATAACAAAGAAATCATCGCCCATCTGGAAAAGCTCGGATGCGAACTGTTCCAGGGTTATTTTTTTGCAAAGCCCGAAACCTTGGTGGGACGATCACTTCGATCCACCGAAGTCTCTAAATTCCGAATTTTACAGGCATTGTCCAACCCTTCCTTTCCGCCCCAGGAAATGACGGAAATCATCGAGGCCGATCCGGGTATAACGTATCGGTTGCTTCGCCTTTTGAACACACCAGCCTTCGGATTTTCGATGAAAATCACATCCATTCGCCATGCCATCATCCTATTGGGCAGCAAACGGCTGAGCTACTGGCTTCGCATGATTGTTACATCCGACCTGATGGGGAAAAATAAAACCCCCGAACTCTATCGGTTGGCGCTCAACCGTGGACGCATTTTAGAGGAGCTGTGCGAAAATGGACAAATACAGCTGGCAAGCTCTGAAACCATGTTTCTTTTCGGGATGCTTTCACTGATCGAAGCCATGCTGGGCATCCCGCTGGTCAACATATTGGAAGAACTGCCGCTTAGCGATGAGTTGAAGGCCGGTTACCTGGACAAGGATTCGAAGTATTCGAAATACCTCGATTTGGTGTCGGCCGTCGAAAACGTGCATGCGTCTAAAATCGAATCTTTATGCCGGGAACTGACGATTGATCCCGGCACAGTGGCCAGCGCATCAATTCGGTCCATGGCTTGGGCTACCTCCTTGTTCAGACAAATTTTATAG